The segment CAAATGAATAAGTGGATAGATGAGTGGGTAAATGAATGCCAACCAGCCCCCAACACTTACAAATGGCCTGGAATCTTAGGAATCCACACAATTAGTCTGTCTTTTTAGAATTGTCTCCCAATTTCCTGACGACATAAGAATTTAGGCCATACAAAACTTCCTCTTAGCAGCAGTCCTGTGGATGGCATCTTTGACTTCCTTGTTCCTCAAGCTGTAGATAAGTGGGTTCAACATGGGGATCACTGCAGTGTAAAACACTGACACCACTTTATTGAGATCCAGAGACAGACTTGCTCTAGGTCgtacataaataaagaaaagagtacCATACAGGATGGAGACGACCGTCAGGTGAGAAGAGCAGGTAGAAAAGGCTTTGCGCCTCCCATCCACAGAGTGGATCTTCATGATGGCGACAAGGATGTAAATGTAGGAAATCAGGATAGTCAGACCGCTGAAGACTCCAACAGCTCCAGCTACGACAAAAACTACCAACTTAGTAAGCCTTGTGTCAGCACATACAAGGGAAAGGAGGGGGGACATATCACAGAAGAAATGATTAATGACATTGGGGCcacaaaaaggaagaaggaatgcaTTTGTTGTATGGGTCATGGTGTTCATGAACCCGATGACATAGGGACCAACCACCAGCTGGATACAGAGTCTCTGGGACATGGCAACAGAATACAATAATGGgttgcagatggccacatagcggtcataggccatggaCGCCAAGAGAAAACACTCTGCTGCCACAAAGAACCCAAAAAACCACTGCTGCAAAGCACAGCCCAAGAAGGAGATGGCCTTCCTCTTCGCAAAGACGTCCGTGAGCATCTTGGGGCTCACAACAGAGGAGAAGCACATGTCCACAAAGGACAAGTGGCTGAGGAGAAAGTACATGGGTGTGTGAAGGCGGGAATCAATCCGAATCAGAATAATCATACCCAAGTTTCCGGTTAGATTGATGACGTAGAAACTCaggaagagcaggaagagggaggCCTGCAATTGGGGGTTGTCACTCAAACCTGCCAAAATGAACTCTGTAACCCTTGTGTAGTTGTCACCAGCCATTGACTGGTTCCCGTTTCCCCTAGAAGAAGAGCAGAGGAGTCACAACAGATTTGCTGAACATATCCTCAAAAACGGGACACAGGAAAAATATACCAGTGGCTGGGAGAGCATCACGGGTGATATGACTTAGTTGCATGTTGTGGCCAAGGAAACAAAAGTGAAGTATAGACCAGTGCAAAAGATCGGATCTGAAGCCTTCATCTTCTAAGAGTCTGCAGAAATCCATCAATACAGAGATGAGAAACCAGAAACCTAGAAAATAGAAGCAGCTTTCTCAAGGTCCCATGACAGATGGCAGAGAGCTTCCAAAAGACATGTCCAAGAACTCTCACTTCAGTGAACTTTGCTTGAGTTCCCCAGGTGAGCGCACACCTGGGGTAATGATGCAGGAGAGTAGAAGTGAGGCAGGGTGGAGAAAGTGAGCAGCCACTCATTTTTGGGATATACACACTTTGGAATTAGAACCCAAGCCTAAAGGCAGGGTCCCTCTGACCCTGGGAAAGTtacttttcctcatctgtgaaacagggataataatagtaacaccTACCTTGTAAATTGCTTTGAGGATAACATGAGAAAAAGCTGGCAAAGTATTGAGCAGAGTCTCATTGGGCACCTTGACAACGGTATAAGTGTTCGTATTTTTGCCTTACATACTTCATTTAATAAGCCTGCAAGCTGACTATGATTATGTCAATTCACATAGGAGGACAATTGAAGCTCAACCCACGTTCACGATGCTAGTGACCGGCAGGGGTGGGCTTTGCACGTGTGCGTGCCCAAACAGACTGTGCTCTTTCCTTTGTCACACTATAGAAATTGCATGTCCACAATTCTACTCTTTTCAAAGAGATGCAAAACTCATTCCACTATGAGTACAGGATGATGCCTGTTTGGCTGCCTACTCCTGATGTTGAGGTTACAGCCAAACGCCACTAATGGGAAGCCCGTAGGATAATAGACTATTGAGCTTGAGTATCACCTGCATGGAAATGCACAGGGAAGAAATCTGGAAAAGAGCCTAAATCATCCCACCCATATACCCTCCACATTTCCTTTGTCACCCCCCATAAGGGTGCACTGGGTTAAGTCAGCTGATCTCTTCAAACCTGAGTTGCTTTGTGTGCTCAACGCGACTAaaactgtgtctttctctctcagaattcGCATCCACTTAGAACAAGGGGAAGGTGTACGTCAGGGATCAGAAAACTACTTATactttctttgaaaagttttcttAGCCCAGAATGATAGGAGCCCAACACCAAACTTACGTTAGACGCTTTTCCCTCGGTTTTCCAATCTGAAATGTATCATTCGACTTTGGTGAGGCCTCCCTGAGGCCAATAATGCAGCTTACATTATATCCTTTGCTTCAGGGAattaaagagaaagggaggattTCCAGGCAGACTGTCCACCCCACACTCACCCCTTGCTGAGGACTCTTCAAGAGTCTAGGAACTTCTTCAGGGTCCTTCATACACTACATCTCACTCTTCCATTTGACAGTTGCCCAAAACTCTAGGACAATCCCTTGTCAGCTATAGTTTCTAAACTGACCCAAGCCTTCCGtgcacattttaatttctgtttccctgCTGTATGTGGTGTT is part of the Felis catus isolate Fca126 chromosome D1, F.catus_Fca126_mat1.0, whole genome shotgun sequence genome and harbors:
- the LOC101087267 gene encoding olfactory receptor 1009-like; this translates as MAGDNYTRVTEFILAGLSDNPQLQASLFLLFLSFYVINLTGNLGMIILIRIDSRLHTPMYFLLSHLSFVDMCFSSVVSPKMLTDVFAKRKAISFLGCALQQWFFGFFVAAECFLLASMAYDRYVAICNPLLYSVAMSQRLCIQLVVGPYVIGFMNTMTHTTNAFLLPFCGPNVINHFFCDMSPLLSLVCADTRLTKLVVFVVAGAVGVFSGLTILISYIYILVAIMKIHSVDGRRKAFSTCSSHLTVVSILYGTLFFIYVRPRASLSLDLNKVVSVFYTAVIPMLNPLIYSLRNKEVKDAIHRTAAKRKFCMA